A region of Pieris rapae chromosome 20, ilPieRapa1.1, whole genome shotgun sequence DNA encodes the following proteins:
- the LOC111000958 gene encoding uncharacterized protein LOC111000958, translated as MTNIIFIFAASAAFIVVCNCVSTKIDFIETEKESNSKEDDVEVKHTIVVSTKLKNKGLHSTAQPEALFLSRGTKNTKQEDSGEVPIVKAYKSVDTTLIRTPDTRYKPTQRPYIIRDEFDLYPNTAFSQWQPSSFYKNINYWNEFNRPRTYHRQDPRRRIEDESREFYCRKCKELTNGSNRGCGQNPNSWLRESTTPKVKVDGKLAKLK; from the exons AtgacaaacattatttttatattcgctGCCTCAG ctGCATTCATAGTTGTGTGTAACTGCGTGTCAacgaaaatagattttattgagaCTGAAAAAGAAAGTAATTCCAAAGAAGATGATGTTGAAGTGAAACACACGATTGTCGTGTCgactaaacttaaaaataaaggaCTACATTCAACTg cACAACCAGAAGCACTATTCCTGTCAAGAGGAaccaaaaatacaaaacaggAAGACAGCGGAGAAGTGCCCATAGTAAAAGCTTACAAATCAGTTGATACAACATTAATAAGAACACCAGATACAAGATACAAACCAACTCAAAGACCATACATCATTAGGGATGAGTTTGATTTATATCCAAACACAGCATTTTCTCAATGGCAACCATCttcattctataaaaatattaactattggAACGAATTCAATAGACCCAGAACATATCATAGACAAGACCCTCGCAGAAGAATTGAGGATGAATCTCGAGAGTTCTATTGTCGAAAATGCAAAGAACTTACTAATGGATCGAATAGAGGCTGTGGGCAAAACCCAAATTCTTGGTTACGTGAGAGCACAACTCCTAAAGTAAAGGTTGATGGCAAATTAGCGAAATTAAAgtaa
- the LOC111000960 gene encoding uncharacterized protein LOC111000960 isoform X2, whose amino-acid sequence MKTIIFSAILLHLNWCYGLPDPRGVGVYAYQDSLGNRYGGTYGLDDKDIVRNSDPYFGQYPTVAQIPYLGNFADSFYPNYISNYDNILQEFPSFGPIFGAGGFVPYDIMSQPNSAYASGAIGPGFSHQIAAINPENDAMRNIDITNRFNDAPGNNKFYGVSSSSYSSSSNVNGKAQNLRGAETVVNNNGKITKYRVQDP is encoded by the exons GTTTGCCTGATCCCCGAGGGGTCGGAGTATACGCATACCAAGACTCTCTTGGCAATAGGTACGGTGGAACGTACGGACTAGACGACAAAGACATCGTCAGGAATAGCGACCCTTACTTTGGCCAATACCCCACCGTGGCCCAAATTCCATACTTGGGCAACTTCGCTGATAGCTTTTATCCAAATTATATCTCGAACTACGATAACATTCTTCAAGA GTTTCCCTCGTTCGGACCCATCTTTGGTGCTGGTGGTTTCGTACCATATGACATCATGTCTCAACCCAACAGCGCTTACGCCAGTGGGGCCATAGGACCTGGCTTCAGTCACCAGATTGCAGCTATAAACCCGGAGAatgat GCGATGAGAAACATCGACATAACAAACCGCTTCAACGATGCGCCtggtaacaataaattttacggTGTCTCCAGCTCCTCATACTCTTCATCATCAAACGTTAATGGAAAGGCACAGAACCTGAGAGGTGCTGAAACTGTTGTCAACAATAACGGAAAGATTACCAAATACCGTGTCCAAGATCCATAA
- the LOC111000960 gene encoding uncharacterized protein LOC111000960 isoform X1, whose translation MKTIIFSAILLHLNWCYGLPDPRGVGVYAYQDSLGNRYGGTYGLDDKDIVRNSDPYFGQYPTVAQIPYLGNFADSFYPNYISNYDNILQEVFASNLEAQRLASYAAHKAYELTTNQIREFPNFSRFPSFGPIFGAGGFVPYDIMSQPNSAYASGAIGPGFSHQIAAINPENDAMRNIDITNRFNDAPGNNKFYGVSSSSYSSSSNVNGKAQNLRGAETVVNNNGKITKYRVQDP comes from the exons GTTTGCCTGATCCCCGAGGGGTCGGAGTATACGCATACCAAGACTCTCTTGGCAATAGGTACGGTGGAACGTACGGACTAGACGACAAAGACATCGTCAGGAATAGCGACCCTTACTTTGGCCAATACCCCACCGTGGCCCAAATTCCATACTTGGGCAACTTCGCTGATAGCTTTTATCCAAATTATATCTCGAACTACGATAACATTCTTCAAGA GGTGTTTGCTTCGAATTTAGAAGCTCAGAGGTTGGCATCGTACGCTGCGCACAAAGCGTATGAATTAACAACGAACCAGATTCGTGAATTTCCGAATTTCTCCAGGTTTCCCTCGTTCGGACCCATCTTTGGTGCTGGTGGTTTCGTACCATATGACATCATGTCTCAACCCAACAGCGCTTACGCCAGTGGGGCCATAGGACCTGGCTTCAGTCACCAGATTGCAGCTATAAACCCGGAGAatgat GCGATGAGAAACATCGACATAACAAACCGCTTCAACGATGCGCCtggtaacaataaattttacggTGTCTCCAGCTCCTCATACTCTTCATCATCAAACGTTAATGGAAAGGCACAGAACCTGAGAGGTGCTGAAACTGTTGTCAACAATAACGGAAAGATTACCAAATACCGTGTCCAAGATCCATAA
- the LOC111000960 gene encoding uncharacterized protein LOC111000960 isoform X3 → MKTIIFSAILLHLNWCYGLPDPRGVGVYAYQDSLGNSNRVRRYIGPGLPFPPFPRFPRFPRFPRFPRFGRRLRFPSFGPIFGAGGFVPYDIMSQPNSAYASGAIGPGFSHQIAAINPENDAMRNIDITNRFNDAPGNNKFYGVSSSSYSSSSNVNGKAQNLRGAETVVNNNGKITKYRVQDP, encoded by the exons GTTTGCCTGATCCCCGAGGGGTCGGAGTATACGCATACCAAGACTCTCTTGGCAATAG TAATAGAGTTAGAAGATATATCGGTCCAGGTTTGCCGTTCCCCCCGTTTCCACGATTTCCACGATTTCCGCGATTTCCACGTTTTCCACGCTTTGGAAGAAGGTTAAG GTTTCCCTCGTTCGGACCCATCTTTGGTGCTGGTGGTTTCGTACCATATGACATCATGTCTCAACCCAACAGCGCTTACGCCAGTGGGGCCATAGGACCTGGCTTCAGTCACCAGATTGCAGCTATAAACCCGGAGAatgat GCGATGAGAAACATCGACATAACAAACCGCTTCAACGATGCGCCtggtaacaataaattttacggTGTCTCCAGCTCCTCATACTCTTCATCATCAAACGTTAATGGAAAGGCACAGAACCTGAGAGGTGCTGAAACTGTTGTCAACAATAACGGAAAGATTACCAAATACCGTGTCCAAGATCCATAA